A genomic window from Paraburkholderia phytofirmans OLGA172 includes:
- a CDS encoding TadE/TadG family type IV pilus assembly protein, with the protein MRGVIKSGACGAARRGERGVVAIIVALTLVVLISFAGLAADLGKLYIAKSELSNAADACALAASRDLTKALSLATPEAAGITVGAANRVLLQSENVSLATNSNVTFSKLFVGPYLTQSQFSAADVPSIGFVRCTVTRAKISNWFMQVVSATLGTSAVAATAVASTTQSQTTCALPVAVCKAPASTPYNVGDWLPSKVGSNNQLTGNFMWVAYPGQNVPDMKTLLTGSGQCTLPAVGTQVGKTGNIQSMDGAWNTRFGIYQNPYNPPPNPSGVSDFTGFAYSPVTQLNGVIPTRNVFPDFRDNQRPNHIAYQGQSAANLLDVKGTTQSAIYYSSGTDRRLALVPVVDCSALQNSQTAAIQSWACVLMLHPMEKNNNGALNGTIYLEYRGDASDPTTPCASQGIPGSTTAGIGPMVPVLVQ; encoded by the coding sequence ATGCGTGGCGTAATCAAATCGGGTGCTTGCGGTGCGGCTCGTCGGGGCGAGCGCGGCGTCGTCGCGATCATCGTCGCACTGACGCTCGTGGTGCTGATCAGTTTTGCCGGTTTGGCCGCCGATCTAGGCAAGCTGTATATCGCGAAGAGTGAATTGTCCAACGCCGCCGACGCCTGCGCGTTGGCGGCATCGCGCGATCTCACGAAGGCGTTGTCGCTCGCGACACCCGAGGCGGCGGGTATAACGGTTGGCGCGGCGAATCGGGTGTTGCTGCAGAGTGAAAATGTGTCGCTCGCGACTAACAGCAACGTCACGTTCAGCAAGTTGTTTGTTGGCCCGTATTTGACCCAAAGCCAATTTAGTGCAGCAGACGTGCCGAGCATCGGCTTTGTGCGTTGTACCGTGACCCGCGCCAAGATCAGCAACTGGTTCATGCAGGTTGTCAGCGCGACGCTCGGTACATCTGCCGTTGCAGCTACCGCGGTCGCATCGACCACGCAGTCGCAAACGACATGTGCGCTGCCGGTGGCCGTTTGCAAGGCGCCAGCCAGCACCCCCTACAACGTGGGCGATTGGCTGCCCAGCAAGGTGGGCTCGAATAATCAGCTGACCGGTAACTTCATGTGGGTCGCGTATCCTGGTCAGAACGTCCCGGACATGAAAACCCTACTCACGGGATCGGGGCAATGCACGTTACCGGCGGTTGGCACTCAGGTTGGAAAGACCGGCAACATTCAGAGCATGGACGGTGCCTGGAATACCCGCTTTGGGATTTACCAGAATCCGTACAATCCCCCGCCGAATCCCTCCGGTGTATCCGATTTCACCGGCTTCGCATACTCGCCCGTGACCCAGCTCAATGGGGTTATTCCGACGCGGAATGTGTTTCCGGATTTCCGTGACAATCAGCGGCCGAACCACATCGCTTACCAGGGCCAATCGGCGGCGAACCTCCTTGATGTTAAGGGAACTACCCAATCAGCTATCTACTACTCCAGTGGCACTGACCGGCGACTTGCGCTTGTGCCGGTGGTCGACTGTTCAGCGTTACAAAACAGTCAGACAGCTGCCATTCAATCGTGGGCCTGCGTGCTGATGCTTCACCCGATGGAGAAGAACAACAATGGCGCACTCAACGGCACGATCTATCTGGAGTATCGAGGCGATGCGTCTGACCCGACCACGCCCTGCGCGTCGCAGGGCATCCCAGGCAGCACGACCGCCGGCATCGGGCCGATGGTGCCAGTGCTGGTGCAATAG